One region of Primulina tabacum isolate GXHZ01 chromosome 17, ASM2559414v2, whole genome shotgun sequence genomic DNA includes:
- the LOC142531104 gene encoding photosystem II D1 precursor processing protein PSB27-H2, chloroplastic, giving the protein MAAITNPLSVVTSDSMWITLRRRMERTPRNSANRMQCRCRHMLASPRRQLVVFALLSLSYEVVPLRARAESEEGGLSGALKSLFDPNEKTQSGKVLPKAYLKSAREVLKTLRESLQEDTRDMAKFRRTADAAKESIRGYLSGWRGQNIVSSEESYVMIEKAIRSLANFYSKAGPSAPLPEDVKAEILSNLSAAEQSL; this is encoded by the exons ATGGCAGCAATTACGAACCCCCTTTCTGTCGTCACATCGGATTCCA TGTGGATCACCTTGCGGCGTAGAATGGAAAGGACTCCTCGCAACTCGGCAAATAGAATGCAATGCAGATGTCGCCACATGCTGGCATCCCCTCGTCGCCAGCTCGTTGTATTTGCATTGCTGAGTTTGAGCTACGAGGTAGTGCCATTACGGGCTCGCGCTGAATCAGAAGAGGGTGGCCTGTCGGGGGCCTTGAAGTCGTTGTTTGATCCTAATGAGAAAACACAGTCCGGGAAGGTGTTGCCCAAGGCTTACCTGAAATCCGCGCGGGAGGTATTGAAAACGCTGCGTGAGTCGCTTCAGGAGGACACGAGAGACATGGCTAAGTTCAGACGGACCGCCGACGCTGCCAAGGAATCGATCCGAGGATATTTGAGTGGCTGGAGGGGGCAAAACATAGTATCCAGTGAG GAATCGTATGTGATGATCGAGAAAGCCATAAGATCTCTGGCCAACTTCTACTCAAAGGCTGGGCCCTCTGCGCCGCTTCCGGAGGATGTGAAGGCCGAGATTTTGAGTAACTTGTCCGCGGCCGAACAATCTCTGTGA